In a single window of the Acyrthosiphon pisum isolate AL4f chromosome X, pea_aphid_22Mar2018_4r6ur, whole genome shotgun sequence genome:
- the LOC115033083 gene encoding uncharacterized protein LOC115033083 codes for MDKSISEKDVSKSKNKPFIPDELSLLSELVYKHRFILEKVGKQYSTVADKRNTWESLANEFNSAGLNVTRSSDQLKKKWDNIKQSRKTEIRDTKRHQYTTGGGPSCQPIINDCPADQFLNEITDIELIDTPDSDYIPLHCSVPTTIENKIVSDQPVYFITTTSTSNNISPTSPKECPTGKKDSDKMKKNEDFEQKRLESFNHEAELRIKRQMNLIEQDKTIHALEFPL; via the exons ATGGATAAAAGTATTTCTGAAAAAGACGTGTCAAAGTCAAAAAACAAACCTTTTATACCCGATGAATTGTCACTGCTTTCTGAGCTAGTGTATAAGCATAGATTTATACTTGAAAAAGTTggtaaacaatattcaacagtAGCTGACAAAAGAAATACTTGGGAATCATTGGCTAATGAATTCAATAGCGCAGGATTAAATGTTACT cgTTCTTCTGACCAGCTTAAGAAAAAATGGGACAATATCAAACAAAGTAGAAAGACAGAAATAAGAGACACAAAAAGGCATCAATATACAACTGGTGGAGGCCCATCGTGTCAGCCAATTATTAATGACTGTCCAGCCGACcagtttttaaatgaaataactgATATTGAATTAATTGACACACCGGATAGTGATTACATACCATTACACTGCAGTGTACCTACAacaatagaaaacaaaatagtttcAGATCAaccagtttattttataactaccaCTTCAACATCTAATAACATTTCACCTACATCACCAAAAGAATGTCCAACAGGAAAAAAGGATAGTgacaagatgaaaaaaaatg AGGACTTTGAACAGAAACGTTTGGAAAGTTTCAACCATGAAGCTGAATTAAGGATTAAAAGACAAATGAATTTAATCGAACAAGATAAAACAATCCATGCTTTAGAG TTTCCTTTGTAA